From a single Ciconia boyciana chromosome 6, ASM3463844v1, whole genome shotgun sequence genomic region:
- the CELF1 gene encoding CUGBP Elav-like family member 1 isoform X4 has translation MAAFKLDFLPEMMVDHCSLNASPVSKKMNGTLDHPDQPDLDAIKMFVGQVPRSWCEKDLRELFEQYGAVYEINVLRDRSQNPPQSKGCCFVTFYTRKAALEAQNALHNMKILPGMHHPIQMKPADSEKSNVEDRKLFIGMISKKCNENDIRVMFSPFGQIEECRILRGPDGLSRGCAFVTFTTRAMAQTAIKAMHQAQTMEGCSSPIVVKFADTQKDKEQKRIAQQLQQQMQQISAASVWGNLAGLNTLGPQYLALYLQLLQQTAAASSGNLNTLSSLHPMGGLNAMQLQNLAALAAAASAAQNTPSGTAALTSSSSPLSVLTSSGSSPSSSSSSSVNPMASLGALQTLAGATAGLNVSSLAGMAALNGGLGSGGLSNGTGSTMEALTQAYSGIQQYAAAALPTLYNQSLLTQQSIGAAGSQKEGPEGANLFIYHLPQEFGDQDLLQMFMPFGNVVSAKVFIDKQTNLSKCFGFVSYDNPVSAQAAIQSMNGFQIGMKRLKVQLKRSKNDSKPY, from the exons ctcaaagaaaatgaatggcACACTGGATCACCCAGACCAACCTGATCTAGATGCTATCAAAATGTTTGTGGGTCAGGTCCCACGGAGCTGGTGTGAGAAGGATCTAAGAGAACTTTTTGAACAGTATGGTGCTGTCTATGAAATCAATGTCTTGAGGGACAGGAGCCAAAACCCTCCTCAAAGCAAAG GGTGCtgttttgttacattttataCCCGTAAAGCTGCACTAGAAGCACAGAATGCTCTTCACAACATGAAGATCCTCCCAGGG atgCACCATCCTATCCAGATGAAACCAGCTGACAGTGAAAAGAGTAATG TAGAAGATAGGAAGTTGTTTATTGGAATGATATCCAAGAAGTGCAATGAAAATGATATCCGAGTGATGTTCTCCCCCTTTGGGCAGATTGAAGAATGCAGGATATTACGGGGCCCAGATGGCCTGAGCCGAG GTTGTGCATTTGTGACTTTTACAACAAGAGCCATGGCACAAACAGCAATCAAAGCAATGCATCAAGCACAAACCATGGAG GGTTGCTCTTCTCCCATTGTGGTAAAATTTGCAGACACACAGAAGGACAAAGAGCAGAAACGAATTGCTCAGCAACTCCAGCAACAAATGCAACAGATCAGTGCTGCCTCGGTATGGGGAAACCTGGCTGGTCTCAACACACTTGGACCCCAGTACTTAGCA CTTTATTTGCAGCTCCTTCAGCAGACAGCAGCTGCATCATCTGGGAACCTGAACACATTGAGCAGCCTCCACCCAATGGGAG GACTGAATGCGATGCAGTTACAGAACCTGGCTGCATTAGCAGCTGCGGCCAGTGCAGCTCAGAATACACCGAGTGGTACCGCTGCACTCACTTCCTCCAGCAGTCCCCTGAGTGTGCTCACCAGCTCAG GTTCCTCACCTAGCTCCAGTAGCAGCTCCTCTGTTAATCCAATGGCTTCTCTTGGAGCATTGCAGACGCTGGCAGGGGCTACAGCAGGCCTCAATGTTAGCTCTTTAGCAG GAATGGCAGCCTTAAATGGAGGACTTGGCAGTGGCGGTCTCTCAAATGGGACAGGTAGCACAATGGAAGCCCTCACACAGGCTTATTCTGGAATCCAGCaatatgctgctgctgcattgcCCACGCTCTATAACCAGAGTCTCTTAACACAGCAGAGTATTGGTGCAGCGGGAAGTCAAAAAGAAG GTCCAGAGGGAGCCAATCTGTTTATCTACCATCTCCCCCAGGAGTTTGGGGATCAGGATCTGCTGCAGATGTTCATGCCATTTGGAAATGTCGTCTCTGCCAAGGTTTTCATTGACAAGCAGACCAATCTAAGCAAGTGTTTTG gttttgtaAGTTACGACAATCCTGTCTCTGCACAGGCTGCCATTCAGTCAATGAACGGCTTTCAGATTGGCATGAAGCGTCTGAAAGTACAGCTCAAGCGCTCTAAGAATGACAGCAAGCCATACTGA
- the CELF1 gene encoding CUGBP Elav-like family member 1 isoform X7, which translates to MAAFKLDFLPEMMVDHCSLNASPVSKKMNGTLDHPDQPDLDAIKMFVGQVPRSWCEKDLRELFEQYGAVYEINVLRDRSQNPPQSKGCCFVTFYTRKAALEAQNALHNMKILPGMHHPIQMKPADSEKSNVEDRKLFIGMISKKCNENDIRVMFSPFGQIEECRILRGPDGLSRGCAFVTFTTRAMAQTAIKAMHQAQTMEGCSSPIVVKFADTQKDKEQKRIAQQLQQQMQQISAASVWGNLAGLNTLGPQYLALLQQTAAASSGNLNTLSSLHPMGGLNAMQLQNLAALAAAASAAQNTPSGTAALTSSSSPLSVLTSSAGSSPSSSSSSSVNPMASLGALQTLAGATAGLNVSSLAGMAALNGGLGSGGLSNGTGSTMEALTQAYSGIQQYAAAALPTLYNQSLLTQQSIGAAGSQKEGPEGANLFIYHLPQEFGDQDLLQMFMPFGNVVSAKVFIDKQTNLSKCFGFVSYDNPVSAQAAIQSMNGFQIGMKRLKVQLKRSKNDSKPY; encoded by the exons ctcaaagaaaatgaatggcACACTGGATCACCCAGACCAACCTGATCTAGATGCTATCAAAATGTTTGTGGGTCAGGTCCCACGGAGCTGGTGTGAGAAGGATCTAAGAGAACTTTTTGAACAGTATGGTGCTGTCTATGAAATCAATGTCTTGAGGGACAGGAGCCAAAACCCTCCTCAAAGCAAAG GGTGCtgttttgttacattttataCCCGTAAAGCTGCACTAGAAGCACAGAATGCTCTTCACAACATGAAGATCCTCCCAGGG atgCACCATCCTATCCAGATGAAACCAGCTGACAGTGAAAAGAGTAATG TAGAAGATAGGAAGTTGTTTATTGGAATGATATCCAAGAAGTGCAATGAAAATGATATCCGAGTGATGTTCTCCCCCTTTGGGCAGATTGAAGAATGCAGGATATTACGGGGCCCAGATGGCCTGAGCCGAG GTTGTGCATTTGTGACTTTTACAACAAGAGCCATGGCACAAACAGCAATCAAAGCAATGCATCAAGCACAAACCATGGAG GGTTGCTCTTCTCCCATTGTGGTAAAATTTGCAGACACACAGAAGGACAAAGAGCAGAAACGAATTGCTCAGCAACTCCAGCAACAAATGCAACAGATCAGTGCTGCCTCGGTATGGGGAAACCTGGCTGGTCTCAACACACTTGGACCCCAGTACTTAGCA CTCCTTCAGCAGACAGCAGCTGCATCATCTGGGAACCTGAACACATTGAGCAGCCTCCACCCAATGGGAG GACTGAATGCGATGCAGTTACAGAACCTGGCTGCATTAGCAGCTGCGGCCAGTGCAGCTCAGAATACACCGAGTGGTACCGCTGCACTCACTTCCTCCAGCAGTCCCCTGAGTGTGCTCACCAGCTCAG CAGGTTCCTCACCTAGCTCCAGTAGCAGCTCCTCTGTTAATCCAATGGCTTCTCTTGGAGCATTGCAGACGCTGGCAGGGGCTACAGCAGGCCTCAATGTTAGCTCTTTAGCAG GAATGGCAGCCTTAAATGGAGGACTTGGCAGTGGCGGTCTCTCAAATGGGACAGGTAGCACAATGGAAGCCCTCACACAGGCTTATTCTGGAATCCAGCaatatgctgctgctgcattgcCCACGCTCTATAACCAGAGTCTCTTAACACAGCAGAGTATTGGTGCAGCGGGAAGTCAAAAAGAAG GTCCAGAGGGAGCCAATCTGTTTATCTACCATCTCCCCCAGGAGTTTGGGGATCAGGATCTGCTGCAGATGTTCATGCCATTTGGAAATGTCGTCTCTGCCAAGGTTTTCATTGACAAGCAGACCAATCTAAGCAAGTGTTTTG gttttgtaAGTTACGACAATCCTGTCTCTGCACAGGCTGCCATTCAGTCAATGAACGGCTTTCAGATTGGCATGAAGCGTCTGAAAGTACAGCTCAAGCGCTCTAAGAATGACAGCAAGCCATACTGA
- the CELF1 gene encoding CUGBP Elav-like family member 1 isoform X2 encodes MAAFKLDFLPEMMVDHCSLNASPVSKKMNGTLDHPDQPDLDAIKMFVGQVPRSWCEKDLRELFEQYGAVYEINVLRDRSQNPPQSKGCCFVTFYTRKAALEAQNALHNMKILPGMHHPIQMKPADSEKSNAVEDRKLFIGMISKKCNENDIRVMFSPFGQIEECRILRGPDGLSRGCAFVTFTTRAMAQTAIKAMHQAQTMEGCSSPIVVKFADTQKDKEQKRIAQQLQQQMQQISAASVWGNLAGLNTLGPQYLALYLQLLQQTAAASSGNLNTLSSLHPMGGLNAMQLQNLAALAAAASAAQNTPSGTAALTSSSSPLSVLTSSGSSPSSSSSSSVNPMASLGALQTLAGATAGLNVSSLAGMAALNGGLGSGGLSNGTGSTMEALTQAYSGIQQYAAAALPTLYNQSLLTQQSIGAAGSQKEGPEGANLFIYHLPQEFGDQDLLQMFMPFGNVVSAKVFIDKQTNLSKCFGFVSYDNPVSAQAAIQSMNGFQIGMKRLKVQLKRSKNDSKPY; translated from the exons ctcaaagaaaatgaatggcACACTGGATCACCCAGACCAACCTGATCTAGATGCTATCAAAATGTTTGTGGGTCAGGTCCCACGGAGCTGGTGTGAGAAGGATCTAAGAGAACTTTTTGAACAGTATGGTGCTGTCTATGAAATCAATGTCTTGAGGGACAGGAGCCAAAACCCTCCTCAAAGCAAAG GGTGCtgttttgttacattttataCCCGTAAAGCTGCACTAGAAGCACAGAATGCTCTTCACAACATGAAGATCCTCCCAGGG atgCACCATCCTATCCAGATGAAACCAGCTGACAGTGAAAAGAGTAATG CAGTAGAAGATAGGAAGTTGTTTATTGGAATGATATCCAAGAAGTGCAATGAAAATGATATCCGAGTGATGTTCTCCCCCTTTGGGCAGATTGAAGAATGCAGGATATTACGGGGCCCAGATGGCCTGAGCCGAG GTTGTGCATTTGTGACTTTTACAACAAGAGCCATGGCACAAACAGCAATCAAAGCAATGCATCAAGCACAAACCATGGAG GGTTGCTCTTCTCCCATTGTGGTAAAATTTGCAGACACACAGAAGGACAAAGAGCAGAAACGAATTGCTCAGCAACTCCAGCAACAAATGCAACAGATCAGTGCTGCCTCGGTATGGGGAAACCTGGCTGGTCTCAACACACTTGGACCCCAGTACTTAGCA CTTTATTTGCAGCTCCTTCAGCAGACAGCAGCTGCATCATCTGGGAACCTGAACACATTGAGCAGCCTCCACCCAATGGGAG GACTGAATGCGATGCAGTTACAGAACCTGGCTGCATTAGCAGCTGCGGCCAGTGCAGCTCAGAATACACCGAGTGGTACCGCTGCACTCACTTCCTCCAGCAGTCCCCTGAGTGTGCTCACCAGCTCAG GTTCCTCACCTAGCTCCAGTAGCAGCTCCTCTGTTAATCCAATGGCTTCTCTTGGAGCATTGCAGACGCTGGCAGGGGCTACAGCAGGCCTCAATGTTAGCTCTTTAGCAG GAATGGCAGCCTTAAATGGAGGACTTGGCAGTGGCGGTCTCTCAAATGGGACAGGTAGCACAATGGAAGCCCTCACACAGGCTTATTCTGGAATCCAGCaatatgctgctgctgcattgcCCACGCTCTATAACCAGAGTCTCTTAACACAGCAGAGTATTGGTGCAGCGGGAAGTCAAAAAGAAG GTCCAGAGGGAGCCAATCTGTTTATCTACCATCTCCCCCAGGAGTTTGGGGATCAGGATCTGCTGCAGATGTTCATGCCATTTGGAAATGTCGTCTCTGCCAAGGTTTTCATTGACAAGCAGACCAATCTAAGCAAGTGTTTTG gttttgtaAGTTACGACAATCCTGTCTCTGCACAGGCTGCCATTCAGTCAATGAACGGCTTTCAGATTGGCATGAAGCGTCTGAAAGTACAGCTCAAGCGCTCTAAGAATGACAGCAAGCCATACTGA
- the CELF1 gene encoding CUGBP Elav-like family member 1 isoform X1, whose translation MAAFKLDFLPEMMVDHCSLNASPVSKKMNGTLDHPDQPDLDAIKMFVGQVPRSWCEKDLRELFEQYGAVYEINVLRDRSQNPPQSKGCCFVTFYTRKAALEAQNALHNMKILPGMHHPIQMKPADSEKSNAVEDRKLFIGMISKKCNENDIRVMFSPFGQIEECRILRGPDGLSRGCAFVTFTTRAMAQTAIKAMHQAQTMEGCSSPIVVKFADTQKDKEQKRIAQQLQQQMQQISAASVWGNLAGLNTLGPQYLALYLQLLQQTAAASSGNLNTLSSLHPMGGLNAMQLQNLAALAAAASAAQNTPSGTAALTSSSSPLSVLTSSAGSSPSSSSSSSVNPMASLGALQTLAGATAGLNVSSLAGMAALNGGLGSGGLSNGTGSTMEALTQAYSGIQQYAAAALPTLYNQSLLTQQSIGAAGSQKEGPEGANLFIYHLPQEFGDQDLLQMFMPFGNVVSAKVFIDKQTNLSKCFGFVSYDNPVSAQAAIQSMNGFQIGMKRLKVQLKRSKNDSKPY comes from the exons ctcaaagaaaatgaatggcACACTGGATCACCCAGACCAACCTGATCTAGATGCTATCAAAATGTTTGTGGGTCAGGTCCCACGGAGCTGGTGTGAGAAGGATCTAAGAGAACTTTTTGAACAGTATGGTGCTGTCTATGAAATCAATGTCTTGAGGGACAGGAGCCAAAACCCTCCTCAAAGCAAAG GGTGCtgttttgttacattttataCCCGTAAAGCTGCACTAGAAGCACAGAATGCTCTTCACAACATGAAGATCCTCCCAGGG atgCACCATCCTATCCAGATGAAACCAGCTGACAGTGAAAAGAGTAATG CAGTAGAAGATAGGAAGTTGTTTATTGGAATGATATCCAAGAAGTGCAATGAAAATGATATCCGAGTGATGTTCTCCCCCTTTGGGCAGATTGAAGAATGCAGGATATTACGGGGCCCAGATGGCCTGAGCCGAG GTTGTGCATTTGTGACTTTTACAACAAGAGCCATGGCACAAACAGCAATCAAAGCAATGCATCAAGCACAAACCATGGAG GGTTGCTCTTCTCCCATTGTGGTAAAATTTGCAGACACACAGAAGGACAAAGAGCAGAAACGAATTGCTCAGCAACTCCAGCAACAAATGCAACAGATCAGTGCTGCCTCGGTATGGGGAAACCTGGCTGGTCTCAACACACTTGGACCCCAGTACTTAGCA CTTTATTTGCAGCTCCTTCAGCAGACAGCAGCTGCATCATCTGGGAACCTGAACACATTGAGCAGCCTCCACCCAATGGGAG GACTGAATGCGATGCAGTTACAGAACCTGGCTGCATTAGCAGCTGCGGCCAGTGCAGCTCAGAATACACCGAGTGGTACCGCTGCACTCACTTCCTCCAGCAGTCCCCTGAGTGTGCTCACCAGCTCAG CAGGTTCCTCACCTAGCTCCAGTAGCAGCTCCTCTGTTAATCCAATGGCTTCTCTTGGAGCATTGCAGACGCTGGCAGGGGCTACAGCAGGCCTCAATGTTAGCTCTTTAGCAG GAATGGCAGCCTTAAATGGAGGACTTGGCAGTGGCGGTCTCTCAAATGGGACAGGTAGCACAATGGAAGCCCTCACACAGGCTTATTCTGGAATCCAGCaatatgctgctgctgcattgcCCACGCTCTATAACCAGAGTCTCTTAACACAGCAGAGTATTGGTGCAGCGGGAAGTCAAAAAGAAG GTCCAGAGGGAGCCAATCTGTTTATCTACCATCTCCCCCAGGAGTTTGGGGATCAGGATCTGCTGCAGATGTTCATGCCATTTGGAAATGTCGTCTCTGCCAAGGTTTTCATTGACAAGCAGACCAATCTAAGCAAGTGTTTTG gttttgtaAGTTACGACAATCCTGTCTCTGCACAGGCTGCCATTCAGTCAATGAACGGCTTTCAGATTGGCATGAAGCGTCTGAAAGTACAGCTCAAGCGCTCTAAGAATGACAGCAAGCCATACTGA
- the CELF1 gene encoding CUGBP Elav-like family member 1 isoform X6, which translates to MAAFKLDFLPEMMVDHCSLNASPVSKKMNGTLDHPDQPDLDAIKMFVGQVPRSWCEKDLRELFEQYGAVYEINVLRDRSQNPPQSKGCCFVTFYTRKAALEAQNALHNMKILPGMHHPIQMKPADSEKSNAVEDRKLFIGMISKKCNENDIRVMFSPFGQIEECRILRGPDGLSRGCAFVTFTTRAMAQTAIKAMHQAQTMEGCSSPIVVKFADTQKDKEQKRIAQQLQQQMQQISAASVWGNLAGLNTLGPQYLALLQQTAAASSGNLNTLSSLHPMGGLNAMQLQNLAALAAAASAAQNTPSGTAALTSSSSPLSVLTSSGSSPSSSSSSSVNPMASLGALQTLAGATAGLNVSSLAGMAALNGGLGSGGLSNGTGSTMEALTQAYSGIQQYAAAALPTLYNQSLLTQQSIGAAGSQKEGPEGANLFIYHLPQEFGDQDLLQMFMPFGNVVSAKVFIDKQTNLSKCFGFVSYDNPVSAQAAIQSMNGFQIGMKRLKVQLKRSKNDSKPY; encoded by the exons ctcaaagaaaatgaatggcACACTGGATCACCCAGACCAACCTGATCTAGATGCTATCAAAATGTTTGTGGGTCAGGTCCCACGGAGCTGGTGTGAGAAGGATCTAAGAGAACTTTTTGAACAGTATGGTGCTGTCTATGAAATCAATGTCTTGAGGGACAGGAGCCAAAACCCTCCTCAAAGCAAAG GGTGCtgttttgttacattttataCCCGTAAAGCTGCACTAGAAGCACAGAATGCTCTTCACAACATGAAGATCCTCCCAGGG atgCACCATCCTATCCAGATGAAACCAGCTGACAGTGAAAAGAGTAATG CAGTAGAAGATAGGAAGTTGTTTATTGGAATGATATCCAAGAAGTGCAATGAAAATGATATCCGAGTGATGTTCTCCCCCTTTGGGCAGATTGAAGAATGCAGGATATTACGGGGCCCAGATGGCCTGAGCCGAG GTTGTGCATTTGTGACTTTTACAACAAGAGCCATGGCACAAACAGCAATCAAAGCAATGCATCAAGCACAAACCATGGAG GGTTGCTCTTCTCCCATTGTGGTAAAATTTGCAGACACACAGAAGGACAAAGAGCAGAAACGAATTGCTCAGCAACTCCAGCAACAAATGCAACAGATCAGTGCTGCCTCGGTATGGGGAAACCTGGCTGGTCTCAACACACTTGGACCCCAGTACTTAGCA CTCCTTCAGCAGACAGCAGCTGCATCATCTGGGAACCTGAACACATTGAGCAGCCTCCACCCAATGGGAG GACTGAATGCGATGCAGTTACAGAACCTGGCTGCATTAGCAGCTGCGGCCAGTGCAGCTCAGAATACACCGAGTGGTACCGCTGCACTCACTTCCTCCAGCAGTCCCCTGAGTGTGCTCACCAGCTCAG GTTCCTCACCTAGCTCCAGTAGCAGCTCCTCTGTTAATCCAATGGCTTCTCTTGGAGCATTGCAGACGCTGGCAGGGGCTACAGCAGGCCTCAATGTTAGCTCTTTAGCAG GAATGGCAGCCTTAAATGGAGGACTTGGCAGTGGCGGTCTCTCAAATGGGACAGGTAGCACAATGGAAGCCCTCACACAGGCTTATTCTGGAATCCAGCaatatgctgctgctgcattgcCCACGCTCTATAACCAGAGTCTCTTAACACAGCAGAGTATTGGTGCAGCGGGAAGTCAAAAAGAAG GTCCAGAGGGAGCCAATCTGTTTATCTACCATCTCCCCCAGGAGTTTGGGGATCAGGATCTGCTGCAGATGTTCATGCCATTTGGAAATGTCGTCTCTGCCAAGGTTTTCATTGACAAGCAGACCAATCTAAGCAAGTGTTTTG gttttgtaAGTTACGACAATCCTGTCTCTGCACAGGCTGCCATTCAGTCAATGAACGGCTTTCAGATTGGCATGAAGCGTCTGAAAGTACAGCTCAAGCGCTCTAAGAATGACAGCAAGCCATACTGA
- the CELF1 gene encoding CUGBP Elav-like family member 1 isoform X3, with the protein MAAFKLDFLPEMMVDHCSLNASPVSKKMNGTLDHPDQPDLDAIKMFVGQVPRSWCEKDLRELFEQYGAVYEINVLRDRSQNPPQSKGCCFVTFYTRKAALEAQNALHNMKILPGMHHPIQMKPADSEKSNVEDRKLFIGMISKKCNENDIRVMFSPFGQIEECRILRGPDGLSRGCAFVTFTTRAMAQTAIKAMHQAQTMEGCSSPIVVKFADTQKDKEQKRIAQQLQQQMQQISAASVWGNLAGLNTLGPQYLALYLQLLQQTAAASSGNLNTLSSLHPMGGLNAMQLQNLAALAAAASAAQNTPSGTAALTSSSSPLSVLTSSAGSSPSSSSSSSVNPMASLGALQTLAGATAGLNVSSLAGMAALNGGLGSGGLSNGTGSTMEALTQAYSGIQQYAAAALPTLYNQSLLTQQSIGAAGSQKEGPEGANLFIYHLPQEFGDQDLLQMFMPFGNVVSAKVFIDKQTNLSKCFGFVSYDNPVSAQAAIQSMNGFQIGMKRLKVQLKRSKNDSKPY; encoded by the exons ctcaaagaaaatgaatggcACACTGGATCACCCAGACCAACCTGATCTAGATGCTATCAAAATGTTTGTGGGTCAGGTCCCACGGAGCTGGTGTGAGAAGGATCTAAGAGAACTTTTTGAACAGTATGGTGCTGTCTATGAAATCAATGTCTTGAGGGACAGGAGCCAAAACCCTCCTCAAAGCAAAG GGTGCtgttttgttacattttataCCCGTAAAGCTGCACTAGAAGCACAGAATGCTCTTCACAACATGAAGATCCTCCCAGGG atgCACCATCCTATCCAGATGAAACCAGCTGACAGTGAAAAGAGTAATG TAGAAGATAGGAAGTTGTTTATTGGAATGATATCCAAGAAGTGCAATGAAAATGATATCCGAGTGATGTTCTCCCCCTTTGGGCAGATTGAAGAATGCAGGATATTACGGGGCCCAGATGGCCTGAGCCGAG GTTGTGCATTTGTGACTTTTACAACAAGAGCCATGGCACAAACAGCAATCAAAGCAATGCATCAAGCACAAACCATGGAG GGTTGCTCTTCTCCCATTGTGGTAAAATTTGCAGACACACAGAAGGACAAAGAGCAGAAACGAATTGCTCAGCAACTCCAGCAACAAATGCAACAGATCAGTGCTGCCTCGGTATGGGGAAACCTGGCTGGTCTCAACACACTTGGACCCCAGTACTTAGCA CTTTATTTGCAGCTCCTTCAGCAGACAGCAGCTGCATCATCTGGGAACCTGAACACATTGAGCAGCCTCCACCCAATGGGAG GACTGAATGCGATGCAGTTACAGAACCTGGCTGCATTAGCAGCTGCGGCCAGTGCAGCTCAGAATACACCGAGTGGTACCGCTGCACTCACTTCCTCCAGCAGTCCCCTGAGTGTGCTCACCAGCTCAG CAGGTTCCTCACCTAGCTCCAGTAGCAGCTCCTCTGTTAATCCAATGGCTTCTCTTGGAGCATTGCAGACGCTGGCAGGGGCTACAGCAGGCCTCAATGTTAGCTCTTTAGCAG GAATGGCAGCCTTAAATGGAGGACTTGGCAGTGGCGGTCTCTCAAATGGGACAGGTAGCACAATGGAAGCCCTCACACAGGCTTATTCTGGAATCCAGCaatatgctgctgctgcattgcCCACGCTCTATAACCAGAGTCTCTTAACACAGCAGAGTATTGGTGCAGCGGGAAGTCAAAAAGAAG GTCCAGAGGGAGCCAATCTGTTTATCTACCATCTCCCCCAGGAGTTTGGGGATCAGGATCTGCTGCAGATGTTCATGCCATTTGGAAATGTCGTCTCTGCCAAGGTTTTCATTGACAAGCAGACCAATCTAAGCAAGTGTTTTG gttttgtaAGTTACGACAATCCTGTCTCTGCACAGGCTGCCATTCAGTCAATGAACGGCTTTCAGATTGGCATGAAGCGTCTGAAAGTACAGCTCAAGCGCTCTAAGAATGACAGCAAGCCATACTGA
- the CELF1 gene encoding CUGBP Elav-like family member 1 isoform X8 produces MAAFKLDFLPEMMVDHCSLNASPVSKKMNGTLDHPDQPDLDAIKMFVGQVPRSWCEKDLRELFEQYGAVYEINVLRDRSQNPPQSKGCCFVTFYTRKAALEAQNALHNMKILPGMHHPIQMKPADSEKSNVEDRKLFIGMISKKCNENDIRVMFSPFGQIEECRILRGPDGLSRGCAFVTFTTRAMAQTAIKAMHQAQTMEGCSSPIVVKFADTQKDKEQKRIAQQLQQQMQQISAASVWGNLAGLNTLGPQYLALLQQTAAASSGNLNTLSSLHPMGGLNAMQLQNLAALAAAASAAQNTPSGTAALTSSSSPLSVLTSSGSSPSSSSSSSVNPMASLGALQTLAGATAGLNVSSLAGMAALNGGLGSGGLSNGTGSTMEALTQAYSGIQQYAAAALPTLYNQSLLTQQSIGAAGSQKEGPEGANLFIYHLPQEFGDQDLLQMFMPFGNVVSAKVFIDKQTNLSKCFGFVSYDNPVSAQAAIQSMNGFQIGMKRLKVQLKRSKNDSKPY; encoded by the exons ctcaaagaaaatgaatggcACACTGGATCACCCAGACCAACCTGATCTAGATGCTATCAAAATGTTTGTGGGTCAGGTCCCACGGAGCTGGTGTGAGAAGGATCTAAGAGAACTTTTTGAACAGTATGGTGCTGTCTATGAAATCAATGTCTTGAGGGACAGGAGCCAAAACCCTCCTCAAAGCAAAG GGTGCtgttttgttacattttataCCCGTAAAGCTGCACTAGAAGCACAGAATGCTCTTCACAACATGAAGATCCTCCCAGGG atgCACCATCCTATCCAGATGAAACCAGCTGACAGTGAAAAGAGTAATG TAGAAGATAGGAAGTTGTTTATTGGAATGATATCCAAGAAGTGCAATGAAAATGATATCCGAGTGATGTTCTCCCCCTTTGGGCAGATTGAAGAATGCAGGATATTACGGGGCCCAGATGGCCTGAGCCGAG GTTGTGCATTTGTGACTTTTACAACAAGAGCCATGGCACAAACAGCAATCAAAGCAATGCATCAAGCACAAACCATGGAG GGTTGCTCTTCTCCCATTGTGGTAAAATTTGCAGACACACAGAAGGACAAAGAGCAGAAACGAATTGCTCAGCAACTCCAGCAACAAATGCAACAGATCAGTGCTGCCTCGGTATGGGGAAACCTGGCTGGTCTCAACACACTTGGACCCCAGTACTTAGCA CTCCTTCAGCAGACAGCAGCTGCATCATCTGGGAACCTGAACACATTGAGCAGCCTCCACCCAATGGGAG GACTGAATGCGATGCAGTTACAGAACCTGGCTGCATTAGCAGCTGCGGCCAGTGCAGCTCAGAATACACCGAGTGGTACCGCTGCACTCACTTCCTCCAGCAGTCCCCTGAGTGTGCTCACCAGCTCAG GTTCCTCACCTAGCTCCAGTAGCAGCTCCTCTGTTAATCCAATGGCTTCTCTTGGAGCATTGCAGACGCTGGCAGGGGCTACAGCAGGCCTCAATGTTAGCTCTTTAGCAG GAATGGCAGCCTTAAATGGAGGACTTGGCAGTGGCGGTCTCTCAAATGGGACAGGTAGCACAATGGAAGCCCTCACACAGGCTTATTCTGGAATCCAGCaatatgctgctgctgcattgcCCACGCTCTATAACCAGAGTCTCTTAACACAGCAGAGTATTGGTGCAGCGGGAAGTCAAAAAGAAG GTCCAGAGGGAGCCAATCTGTTTATCTACCATCTCCCCCAGGAGTTTGGGGATCAGGATCTGCTGCAGATGTTCATGCCATTTGGAAATGTCGTCTCTGCCAAGGTTTTCATTGACAAGCAGACCAATCTAAGCAAGTGTTTTG gttttgtaAGTTACGACAATCCTGTCTCTGCACAGGCTGCCATTCAGTCAATGAACGGCTTTCAGATTGGCATGAAGCGTCTGAAAGTACAGCTCAAGCGCTCTAAGAATGACAGCAAGCCATACTGA